In the Oscillospiraceae bacterium genome, one interval contains:
- a CDS encoding 3'-5' exonuclease: MSRYCVIDFETTGLDPAAGEVIEYAAVQVHDGEIGLHLAALCRPESPIPYEATRVHGITDRMVRFAEPFSEHLPGLVDFIGSDTVVAHNVPFDMGFLSWYCARAEIECKPRTLCTLQMARRLFPKLPSRALTDLARHLGVTGGGAAHRALGDAMVTARVLLKMLALSPETAESCEDAPSEA, encoded by the coding sequence GTGAGCCGGTATTGCGTCATCGACTTTGAGACGACCGGGCTGGACCCGGCCGCCGGTGAGGTGATTGAATACGCCGCCGTGCAGGTGCACGACGGAGAGATCGGGCTGCATCTTGCCGCGCTGTGTCGCCCGGAGTCGCCCATCCCGTACGAGGCCACGCGCGTCCACGGGATCACCGACCGCATGGTGCGTTTTGCCGAGCCATTTTCGGAGCACCTGCCGGGGCTCGTCGACTTCATCGGGTCGGACACGGTGGTGGCGCACAACGTGCCCTTTGATATGGGATTTTTATCCTGGTACTGTGCCCGCGCGGAGATCGAATGCAAGCCCCGGACGCTCTGCACGCTCCAGATGGCGCGCCGGTTGTTCCCGAAGCTCCCCAGCCGGGCGCTGACCGACCTGGCCCGTCACCTGGGCGTAACCGGCGGCGGCGCCGCCCACCGTGCACTGGGCGACGCCATGGTCACCGCCCGCGTGCTCCTCAAAATGCTGGCCCTATCGCC
- a CDS encoding acetate kinase: MKNILVINAGSSSLKYQLFDMDRRAVRARGQCERIGLDGRIKHTVEGRAPYVADRPLPDHAAAIRAVTAVLTGPETGVMAGMEEIFAVGHRVVHGGEFFSGSVRVTDEVIAALEACVPLAPLHNPPNLVGIRACFEVMPGVPQAAVFDTAFHQTMPPVAYLYAIPYEYYEKYKIRRYGFHGTSHRYVAQRAAEIIGKPLESLRIITCHLGNGSSITAVQNGCSVDTSMGFTPLEGVPMGTRSGTIDPAILGFLGEREGRAAAELVTMLNQKSGMLGLSGVSSDFRDLAEAAGQGNRRAALALDIFIYTVKKYIGSYAAAMGGVDALVFTAGIGENNAEMREKISSGLSFMGLTIDRAKNEGPDGEGIISAAGAPGYILRVPTNEELVIALDTQSLVD, translated from the coding sequence ATGAAAAACATCCTTGTCATCAATGCCGGCAGTTCGTCACTCAAATACCAGCTGTTCGACATGGACCGGCGTGCCGTGCGCGCGCGCGGACAGTGCGAGCGGATTGGACTGGACGGCCGGATCAAACATACGGTGGAGGGCCGTGCGCCCTATGTGGCCGACCGGCCCCTGCCGGATCACGCCGCCGCGATCCGGGCGGTCACGGCGGTCCTCACCGGCCCGGAGACGGGCGTCATGGCCGGTATGGAGGAGATCTTTGCCGTGGGGCACCGCGTGGTGCACGGCGGGGAATTCTTCTCCGGTTCGGTGCGCGTGACGGACGAAGTGATCGCCGCGCTTGAGGCTTGCGTGCCGCTGGCGCCGCTGCACAACCCGCCGAATCTGGTGGGCATCCGCGCCTGCTTTGAGGTCATGCCGGGTGTGCCGCAGGCGGCGGTGTTTGACACCGCGTTCCACCAGACGATGCCGCCGGTCGCCTATCTGTACGCCATCCCGTACGAATATTACGAGAAATATAAGATCCGCCGCTATGGTTTCCACGGCACCTCGCACCGCTATGTGGCGCAACGCGCGGCCGAGATCATCGGAAAGCCGCTCGAAAGCCTGCGGATCATCACGTGCCACCTGGGCAACGGTTCGTCGATCACCGCCGTACAAAACGGGTGTTCAGTGGACACCTCCATGGGCTTTACGCCGCTGGAGGGTGTTCCGATGGGCACGCGCTCCGGGACGATCGACCCGGCGATACTGGGTTTCTTGGGCGAGCGGGAGGGGCGCGCCGCCGCCGAACTCGTCACGATGCTAAACCAGAAGTCCGGGATGCTCGGCCTCTCCGGCGTTTCGTCCGACTTCCGCGATCTGGCCGAGGCCGCGGGGCAGGGCAACCGGCGGGCCGCGCTGGCGTTGGACATTTTTATCTACACGGTAAAAAAATACATTGGGTCCTACGCCGCCGCCATGGGTGGGGTGGACGCGTTGGTCTTCACGGCCGGCATCGGGGAAAACAACGCTGAGATGCGCGAGAAGATCTCGTCCGGTCTCTCATTCATGGGGCTCACGATCGACAGGGCGAAGAACGAGGGGCCGGACGGCGAGGGGATCATCTCGGCCGCCGGCGCGCCCGGGTACATCCTGCGCGTGCCCACGAACGAGGAACTCGTCATCGCGTTGGACACGCAGTCCTTGGTGGACTGA
- a CDS encoding nucleotidyltransferase family protein, producing MEPVAGVVAEYNPFHCGHAHHLARTREALPGAAVVCAMSGHVTQRGQFALCEKHARARMAVAGGADLVLELPAVCACASAERFARAGVALLAATGVVTHLSFGSEAGTLAPLREAARAMADPDFLTQVKAQLRRGLSHAAACQQAYEAHIGRPAPFLRAPNNILGLEYLKALHALGDPFIPLTVPRLGADHDDPRPRAPFASASLLRNRLSGGLSAAGLFPPSAQAVWEAECAAGRAPMREAAWADMCLSHLRRLDAADFARLPDVTEGLEFRLASAARRAATMEAFYRLVATRRYTLARVRRVALCAFLGLTPGSDIPPYLRVLAAGPRGLALLRRMKQTASQPILVKPASARTLDPGAVRCFAQEVRVTDLFALGYPNPACRAGGGEWTTGPVIHSAVHPHQKR from the coding sequence ATGGAACCGGTCGCCGGCGTCGTCGCCGAATACAACCCGTTTCATTGCGGACACGCGCACCACCTCGCGCGTACGCGCGAGGCGCTTCCCGGCGCGGCGGTCGTCTGCGCGATGAGCGGACACGTCACCCAGCGGGGGCAATTCGCCCTGTGTGAAAAACATGCGCGCGCGCGCATGGCCGTCGCCGGCGGCGCCGACCTCGTGTTGGAACTCCCCGCTGTCTGCGCCTGCGCGTCGGCGGAGCGCTTCGCGCGCGCCGGTGTGGCGCTGCTCGCGGCCACCGGGGTCGTAACCCATCTCTCCTTCGGCAGCGAGGCCGGCACGCTGGCGCCGCTGCGCGAGGCGGCGCGTGCAATGGCGGACCCGGATTTCCTGACACAGGTCAAGGCGCAGCTGCGCCGCGGCTTGTCCCACGCCGCGGCCTGTCAGCAGGCGTACGAGGCGCACATCGGCCGGCCTGCGCCCTTTTTGCGCGCCCCGAACAACATCCTGGGGCTCGAATATTTAAAAGCGCTGCACGCCCTCGGCGATCCGTTCATCCCTCTGACCGTACCCCGCCTGGGAGCGGACCACGACGACCCCCGGCCCCGGGCACCGTTTGCGTCCGCCTCGCTCCTGCGCAACCGGCTGTCCGGCGGGCTGTCGGCCGCGGGTCTGTTCCCGCCCAGTGCGCAGGCCGTCTGGGAGGCGGAGTGCGCGGCGGGACGCGCGCCCATGCGGGAGGCGGCCTGGGCGGACATGTGTCTGTCGCACCTGCGCCGGTTGGACGCCGCGGACTTCGCACGGCTGCCCGACGTCACGGAAGGTCTTGAGTTCCGTCTGGCGTCGGCGGCCCGGCGGGCCGCCACGATGGAAGCGTTTTATCGGCTGGTGGCGACGCGGCGTTACACGCTGGCGCGCGTGCGCCGCGTCGCGCTGTGCGCCTTCCTAGGTCTCACGCCGGGGTCGGACATCCCGCCCTATCTGCGCGTATTGGCCGCCGGCCCGCGTGGTCTCGCCCTGCTGCGCCGCATGAAGCAGACCGCTTCGCAGCCCATTCTGGTAAAGCCGGCCTCCGCGCGGACACTCGACCCCGGCGCGGTGCGCTGCTTTGCCCAGGAGGTCCGTGTGACCGATCTGTTTGCGCTGGGTTACCCAAACCCCGCCTGCCGCGCCGGCGGCGGCGAATGGACCACGGGGCCTGTGATTCATTCCGCCGTTCACCCGCACCAGAAGCGGTAG
- a CDS encoding YlmC/YmxH family sporulation protein, whose protein sequence is MEILRMEELRCKEVINICDGARLGFPGDMEFDRATGRVTALVVPGPARFFGLFGHGDDVVVPWEHIRRIGDDVVLIESEIRAPEKGFKRYRFWCG, encoded by the coding sequence ATGGAGATTCTTCGCATGGAGGAACTGCGCTGCAAGGAGGTGATCAACATCTGCGACGGCGCCCGGCTGGGATTTCCCGGCGATATGGAATTTGACCGAGCCACCGGGCGGGTGACTGCGCTCGTGGTACCGGGACCGGCGCGGTTTTTCGGTCTGTTCGGGCATGGAGACGACGTGGTGGTTCCCTGGGAGCACATCCGCCGTATCGGCGACGACGTCGTCCTGATCGAGTCTGAAATCCGTGCCCCCGAAAAGGGATTCAAACGCTACCGCTTCTGGTGCGGGTGA
- the sigG gene encoding RNA polymerase sporulation sigma factor SigG, with amino-acid sequence MYGKVEICGVNTAKLKVLPNQEMNALLARTKEGDRAARETLISGNLRLVLSVIQRFAGRGEMLDDLFQVGCIGLIKAIDNFDLSHMVKFSTYAVPMIIGEIRRYLRDSSSVRVSRSTRDTAYKVLQAKERLTGAGQREPTVEEIAKDLGLPREDVVFALEAIMEPISLFEPVYSDGGDTICVMDQVRDKKNTDEHWLDRIALREAVGRLSERERHILALRFFDGKTQMEVASEIGVSPNKMTWTFDRPRPGRAAGAAFTYEAEIFL; translated from the coding sequence ATGTACGGCAAAGTAGAGATCTGCGGTGTGAACACCGCCAAGCTCAAGGTGCTGCCCAATCAGGAGATGAACGCCCTGCTGGCCAGGACCAAAGAAGGAGACCGGGCGGCGCGCGAGACGCTGATTTCCGGGAATTTGCGTCTTGTGCTCAGTGTCATCCAGCGCTTCGCCGGCCGCGGGGAGATGCTTGACGACCTGTTTCAGGTGGGCTGCATCGGACTCATCAAGGCCATCGACAACTTCGACCTCTCTCATATGGTAAAATTTTCCACTTATGCTGTGCCGATGATCATCGGCGAGATCCGCCGCTACCTGCGGGACAGCAGCTCCGTACGGGTCAGCCGCTCCACGCGCGACACGGCCTACAAGGTGCTCCAGGCCAAAGAACGGCTGACCGGCGCCGGCCAGCGGGAGCCCACTGTTGAAGAGATCGCCAAGGACCTCGGCCTGCCGCGGGAGGATGTGGTGTTCGCGCTGGAGGCCATCATGGAGCCCATCTCCCTGTTTGAGCCCGTCTACTCGGACGGCGGCGACACCATCTGCGTCATGGACCAGGTCCGCGACAAGAAAAACACGGATGAGCACTGGCTTGACCGCATCGCCCTCCGGGAGGCCGTCGGCCGGCTGAGCGAACGGGAACGCCACATCTTGGCGCTCCGCTTCTTCGACGGCAAGACACAGATGGAGGTCGCCAGTGAAATCGGTGTTTCTCCGAACAAAATGACATGGACCTTCGACCGGCCCCGACCCGGCCGCGCGGCGGGCGCGGCGTTTACATACGAGGCGGAGATCTTCCTCTGA